ATTTTTTAAAATATTACTCTTATAATGGCAAAATTTCAGTGATAAAATCACTTTGTTAAAGAATTTTATTACATGAAAATAAATAAATACTAAGAAGATGTTTAGAATTTTTCAATACAATACTGGAATTACATAATTCAAGGAATAAAATGCTAAATGAAGCTGATCGTAAATTTTTAGACGAAAGTTTTTTGTCTAAGTTTGAAATTTCGGACGCCCATAAGCAACTTGTTATGGAAAAAAGTCTAATCAAGACTTTTAAAAAAGATGAGATCATCTATACAAAAGACGGTTGCAAGGGTTTTATCGTAGTAAAGAGCGGCAATATAAGAGCCTACATCGCCTCTAGTAACTTTAAAGAAATCACTGTTTTTAGCCTAAAAGATAATGAAAGTTGTGTGTTATGCTCCTCTTGTGTCAAGAAAAATTTCGAGATAGAGATAAATTTACAGGTGTATGAAGACACCGAAGTAGTTTTGATACCTATTGATAGTTATAAAATTTTAAGGGACATTTATCCCGAGATCATGAGTTTTACTTTAAATTTAATCTCAACAAGATTTGCAAGTGTTATTACCGTTATGGAGCAGGCATTGTTTCTACCGCTTGTTGAACGTATAAAAAATTTTTTAGAGCAAAACAGCACAGACTCAAGCGTTAAGATCACTCATGAACAGCTGGCAAACCACATCGGAAGCGCCAGGGAAGCTGTCTCAAGAGTCTTAAAAGAGATGGAAAAAGAGGGGCAAATAGAGCAAAAAAGAGGAGTTATTACTCTACGTCATGCAGTGTAACTTTATCACAAATTTAAACTTTTATTTGCGCTAATATCTCGTAAAATTTTTAAAAGGAGATAAATATGGTAAGCAAAAAGAGCAGAATTTTTAGAGTGATATTTGGGTTATTTTTGATGGTTGGTGTTTGGCTTTTATTTAAAAGCTACTGGGCATTAATAGGCCTTGTTCCTATAATAGTAGGTATTACAGGATACTGCCCCGCATGCCAAATACTTGGCAAATGCTCTTTAAAAAGATAAATTTCAAAGACGCCTTTTTATTGTTTGATTTGTTATTTAGCTTTTTTTGGTTAAAATCGCAAAAACTTACTATTTAAAGGCGTATTATGGCAAATAAAGTATGGAAATTTGGAAATAATATCGACACTGATATTATCATCGCTGCAAGATATCTAAATACATCTGACGAAAACGAACTAGCAAAACATATCATGGAAGACGCTGACCCCGACTTTGTAAAGAAAATTTCAAAAGGCGATATTATCGTAGCGGGTGAAAATTTTGGCTGTGGAAGCTCGCGTGAACATGCGCCTATCGCCCTCAAAGCTGCCGGCATAAGTGCCGTTATAGCAAAAAGCTATGCGAGAATTTTTTATAGAAACAGCTTTAATACCGGACTTTTAATCCTTGAGATAAATGAAACCGATGAGATCAATGAGGGTGATGAGCTAAAGATAGATGTTGATAACGGTGTGGTGCTAAATTTAACTAGCAAAAAAGAGTATAAATTTAACGCTATCCCACCTTTTATGCAAGAGCTTTTAAGTGCCGGTGGACTTATAGAATACGCAAAAAGCAAAATTTAAAATTAAGGTAAATACAAAAATGAAAAGATATAAAATTTGCGTTATAAAAGGCGATGGTATCGGTCCTGAGATAGTTGATGAGGCGATTAAAGTACTTGAGGCGACAAGCTTGAAATTTGGCTTAGAGATGGAATATGATTATAAGTTAATGGGAGGCGCGGCTTATGATGTTTTTGCTGAGCCGTTACCAAATGAAACACTCGATAGTGCTCTTAGCTCAGATGCAGTGCTTTTTGGTGCTATAGGTGGTGCAAAATGGGACAATTTGCCTCGCGACAAACGTCCTGAAAGCGGACTTTTAAAGCTTAGAAAAGGTCTTGAAGCTTTTGCAAATTTACGTCCCGCTGTTATTTATGATGAGCTTGTAGAGGCCAGCACTATAAAGCCTGAAGTCCTTCGCGATGTTGATATATTGGTTGTTCGCGAGCTAACCGGAGGAATTTACTTTGGTCAGCCTAGAGAGAAGACAGAAGACAGTGCATTTAACACTATGACATATACAAGAGCCGAGATAGAACGTATAGCAAAGATAGGTTTTGAGGCTGCACTAAAGCGTAAAAAACGCGTTTGCATGGTAGATAAGGCAAACGTTCTTGAGACAAGTCAGCTTTGGCGTGAAGTCGTAAGTGAAGTTGCTAAAAGATACCCTGATGTAAGCCTTGAGTTTATGTATGTTGACAACGCCGCCATGCAGCTAGTGCGTAATCCTCGCCAGTTTGACGTTATTTTGACGGAGAATTTATTTGGAGATATATTAAGTGACGAGGCAAGTATGGTTGTAGGCTCTATCGGCTTGCTACCAAGCGCAAGTATGGGCGGCAAAGTAGGAATTTACGAGCCTATACACGGCTCTGCACCAGATATAGC
This is a stretch of genomic DNA from Campylobacter sp. RM6914. It encodes these proteins:
- a CDS encoding Crp/Fnr family transcriptional regulator produces the protein MLNEADRKFLDESFLSKFEISDAHKQLVMEKSLIKTFKKDEIIYTKDGCKGFIVVKSGNIRAYIASSNFKEITVFSLKDNESCVLCSSCVKKNFEIEINLQVYEDTEVVLIPIDSYKILRDIYPEIMSFTLNLISTRFASVITVMEQALFLPLVERIKNFLEQNSTDSSVKITHEQLANHIGSAREAVSRVLKEMEKEGQIEQKRGVITLRHAV
- a CDS encoding 3-isopropylmalate dehydratase small subunit — protein: MANKVWKFGNNIDTDIIIAARYLNTSDENELAKHIMEDADPDFVKKISKGDIIVAGENFGCGSSREHAPIALKAAGISAVIAKSYARIFYRNSFNTGLLILEINETDEINEGDELKIDVDNGVVLNLTSKKEYKFNAIPPFMQELLSAGGLIEYAKSKI
- the leuB gene encoding 3-isopropylmalate dehydrogenase encodes the protein MKRYKICVIKGDGIGPEIVDEAIKVLEATSLKFGLEMEYDYKLMGGAAYDVFAEPLPNETLDSALSSDAVLFGAIGGAKWDNLPRDKRPESGLLKLRKGLEAFANLRPAVIYDELVEASTIKPEVLRDVDILVVRELTGGIYFGQPREKTEDSAFNTMTYTRAEIERIAKIGFEAALKRKKRVCMVDKANVLETSQLWREVVSEVAKRYPDVSLEFMYVDNAAMQLVRNPRQFDVILTENLFGDILSDEASMVVGSIGLLPSASMGGKVGIYEPIHGSAPDIAGQGIANPIATILSAAMMLRYALNEEKAATCIENAVKTALSQGYRTKDIAAYGAKEICTTSEIGDVIVKIIEQ
- a CDS encoding YgaP family membrane protein, with amino-acid sequence MVSKKSRIFRVIFGLFLMVGVWLLFKSYWALIGLVPIIVGITGYCPACQILGKCSLKR